In the genome of Rhizobium etli 8C-3, one region contains:
- a CDS encoding amino acid ABC transporter ATP-binding protein encodes MSLIEITEVRKSYGTNEVLKGINLDVEPGEVIAIIGKSGSGKSTLLRCINGLETITKGSISVAGAQLLDDELHLKALRLKVGMIFQQFNLFPHLTAGGNVMLSQSVVKKTPKAEAEAVARKMLDRVGLGHKFDAYPDELSGGQQQRVAIARALAMQPIALLCDEITSALDPELVAEVLAVVRELAAEGMTLLMVTHEMKFARDVCSRVVFMHQGRVHEIGRPEDVFASPKTAELKQFLGVH; translated from the coding sequence ATGTCGCTCATCGAAATCACTGAAGTCCGCAAGAGCTACGGCACGAACGAGGTGCTGAAGGGCATCAACCTGGATGTGGAGCCGGGCGAGGTCATTGCCATCATCGGCAAGAGCGGCTCGGGAAAATCAACGCTGCTGCGCTGTATCAACGGCCTTGAGACGATCACCAAAGGCTCCATCTCGGTGGCCGGCGCCCAGCTTCTGGACGACGAGTTGCATCTGAAGGCGCTCAGGCTGAAGGTCGGCATGATCTTCCAGCAGTTCAATCTCTTTCCGCACCTGACGGCTGGCGGCAATGTCATGCTGTCGCAGTCGGTGGTCAAAAAGACGCCGAAGGCAGAGGCGGAAGCGGTCGCCCGCAAGATGCTCGACCGCGTCGGTCTGGGCCACAAGTTCGATGCCTATCCCGACGAGCTGTCCGGCGGCCAGCAGCAGCGTGTCGCGATTGCCCGGGCGCTTGCCATGCAGCCGATCGCGCTGCTGTGCGACGAGATCACGTCCGCGCTCGACCCGGAACTCGTCGCCGAGGTTCTCGCCGTCGTGCGAGAGCTTGCCGCCGAGGGCATGACCTTGCTGATGGTGACGCACGAGATGAAATTCGCCCGCGACGTCTGCAGCCGCGTCGTCTTCATGCACCAGGGCCGGGTCCACGAAATCGGTCGGCCGGAAGATGTCTTCGCCAGCCCGAAGACCGCCGAGCTCAAGCAGTTCCTCGGCGTGCATTGA
- a CDS encoding amino acid ABC transporter permease produces MIEFTLWDILRNLLLAARWTVLLSLVSFIGGGAVGLGLLFLRISKRRSLRALAKYYIELFQGTPLLMQLFIAFFGLGLFGIDVPAWLAAGLALILWTAAFLAEIWRGCVEAVGKGQWEASASLGMGRLQQMRYVILPQALKVAVPPTVGFSVQVVKGTALTSIIGFVELSKAGTVVTNATFQPFTVYGLVALIYFALCWPLSKSSQILERKLNVAHRNH; encoded by the coding sequence ATGATCGAGTTCACACTCTGGGATATCCTGCGTAACCTGCTGCTCGCCGCGCGCTGGACGGTTCTGCTCTCGCTCGTTTCCTTCATCGGGGGCGGCGCTGTCGGGCTCGGCCTGCTCTTTCTGCGTATCAGCAAGCGCAGGTCGCTGCGGGCGCTTGCAAAATATTACATCGAGCTTTTTCAAGGCACGCCGCTCCTGATGCAGCTCTTCATTGCCTTTTTCGGTCTCGGCCTTTTCGGCATCGACGTGCCGGCCTGGCTTGCCGCCGGCCTGGCGTTGATCCTCTGGACTGCCGCCTTCCTCGCCGAAATCTGGCGCGGCTGCGTCGAAGCGGTCGGGAAGGGTCAATGGGAAGCCTCCGCCAGCCTCGGCATGGGACGGCTGCAGCAGATGCGCTATGTCATCCTGCCGCAGGCGCTGAAGGTCGCCGTGCCGCCGACGGTCGGCTTCTCCGTCCAGGTGGTCAAGGGGACGGCGCTCACATCGATCATCGGCTTCGTCGAACTGTCGAAGGCAGGCACCGTCGTCACCAACGCCACCTTCCAGCCCTTCACCGTCTACGGGCTCGTCGCCCTTATCTATTTTGCGCTTTGCTGGCCTCTGTCGAAGAGCAGCCAGATCCTCGAAAGGAAGCTCAATGTCGCTCATCGAAATCACTGA